One segment of Methanolinea mesophila DNA contains the following:
- a CDS encoding site-specific DNA-methyltransferase, which translates to MIAKYGNKMNESNDQLSVQEERAKYGEEKPRAKDTARLIWASKPRKEPNPKDLEFQTAEEVYPNVADIRDKTLSSYATNGRKVSESPNRLIWGDNLLVMQALLAQGYGGQIDLIYIDPPFNTGENFNFNNEVKIGDSTYEKELPLNERLAYTDTWSRGLDSFLDMVYPRLQLMQKLLSAKGSIYIHCDYRVNSYLRLILDEIFGREMFCNEIIWKRRTGTASSNIGYGVQTDTLLFYTKSENYYFEHQFRKEGISKEEIEQKFNLIDEKGRRYWSGDLGNPADRPNLKYEYKGYKPPKNGWAVSFDVMEKWDAEGKLIFPKNKDGRIRRKMLLEDWKGFPIQNLWDDISPVQPQSKEKINYPTQKPESLLERIIKTSSKEGDLIADFFCGSGTAGSVAQRLNRRWILSDISKTSLQVSRSRLVNQNLNPFVIENLGNYQRQLIYAKEVNLRQMYAIILKLYGADPRPDMQGFGISRDDKSTLVYVCEPDRAMTAKKAIDLSRMAKSADGKGYRNLVILAWDYDYDFDDAFKKLSKGREKELSEVEFKVIPSDVYKYLRSTKVGDPELAKRINFYQKPYIRISEPEIRRINENNFSVKIRIDQYVVMDIPLKDESKRPEIERCLAKNFAYLIDYWTIDWDYDGDVFRSDWQAIRDRREDQPVPAFAEKLMERGKKYTIAVRVVDVFGNDSAGTKEIDLR; encoded by the coding sequence TTGATCGCAAAATATGGTAATAAAATGAATGAAAGTAATGATCAGCTTTCCGTTCAGGAAGAAAGAGCAAAATACGGTGAAGAAAAACCCCGAGCAAAAGACACTGCACGACTTATTTGGGCATCCAAACCAAGGAAAGAGCCCAATCCTAAGGATTTGGAATTTCAGACTGCCGAAGAAGTATATCCTAATGTGGCCGATATTAGAGACAAGACCTTATCTTCATATGCAACAAATGGCAGAAAAGTCTCTGAATCACCAAATCGATTGATTTGGGGGGATAATCTTCTAGTCATGCAAGCACTCCTTGCACAAGGTTATGGAGGCCAAATTGACCTCATATATATTGACCCCCCGTTTAACACGGGTGAGAATTTTAATTTTAATAATGAAGTGAAAATAGGGGATTCAACTTATGAAAAAGAATTACCTTTGAATGAAAGGTTGGCTTATACGGATACGTGGTCACGCGGTTTGGATAGCTTTCTTGACATGGTATATCCAAGGTTACAGTTAATGCAAAAATTACTCTCTGCAAAAGGGAGCATCTATATTCATTGTGATTATCGAGTAAATTCATATCTTCGATTGATTTTAGATGAAATTTTTGGCCGAGAAATGTTTTGTAACGAAATTATTTGGAAGAGGCGAACTGGGACCGCAAGTTCAAATATTGGATATGGCGTTCAAACAGACACGTTGCTATTTTACACAAAAAGCGAAAACTATTATTTTGAGCACCAATTTAGGAAAGAAGGAATATCAAAAGAGGAAATTGAACAAAAATTTAATCTAATTGATGAAAAAGGTAGGCGTTATTGGAGTGGAGATTTAGGAAATCCAGCAGATAGGCCAAATCTGAAATATGAATATAAGGGTTACAAACCCCCGAAAAATGGTTGGGCAGTTAGTTTTGATGTTATGGAAAAGTGGGATGCCGAAGGAAAGCTAATATTTCCAAAAAATAAGGATGGTCGAATAAGACGAAAGATGCTTCTAGAAGATTGGAAAGGATTTCCGATTCAAAATTTATGGGATGATATCTCTCCTGTTCAACCACAGTCAAAGGAAAAAATCAATTATCCAACCCAAAAACCCGAATCGCTGCTGGAACGCATTATAAAAACATCATCAAAGGAAGGAGATTTAATTGCTGACTTTTTCTGTGGATCTGGCACCGCAGGATCTGTGGCTCAGAGATTGAATCGCAGATGGATTCTTTCTGATATTTCAAAAACCTCTCTCCAGGTAAGTCGCAGTAGGCTTGTAAATCAAAATTTAAATCCATTTGTTATTGAAAATTTAGGAAATTATCAACGTCAGCTTATCTATGCAAAAGAAGTCAATCTTCGACAAATGTACGCAATCATTCTCAAGTTGTATGGTGCGGATCCTCGTCCTGACATGCAGGGTTTCGGAATTTCACGCGATGATAAAAGTACACTTGTATATGTATGCGAACCAGACCGGGCTATGACAGCGAAAAAAGCCATTGATTTATCACGGATGGCAAAGTCCGCCGATGGCAAGGGTTATAGAAATCTGGTAATCCTAGCATGGGATTATGATTACGACTTCGATGATGCGTTTAAAAAATTGTCAAAGGGTCGCGAAAAGGAATTGAGCGAAGTTGAATTCAAAGTCATCCCATCCGATGTTTACAAGTACCTTCGGAGTACAAAAGTCGGTGACCCTGAACTTGCAAAGAGAATTAACTTTTATCAAAAACCATATATCCGAATTAGCGAACCGGAAATACGGAGAATTAATGAAAATAATTTCAGTGTAAAAATACGAATCGATCAATATGTTGTAATGGATATCCCCTTAAAAGATGAAAGCAAACGCCCCGAAATTGAAAGGTGTCTAGCAAAAAATTTTGCATATCTTATTGATTACTGGACGATAGACTGGGATTATGATGGTGATGTGTTCCGGAGTGATTGGCAGGCGATTCGGGATAGACGAGAAGATCAACCGGTTCCCGCTTTTGCTGAAAAATTGATGGAGAGGGGTAAGAAATATACAATCGCTGTCAGGGTTGTTGATGTTTTTGGCAATGACTCAGCTGGAACAAAGGAGATTGACCTACGATAA
- a CDS encoding DEAD/DEAH box helicase, with amino-acid sequence MAAKKSKTELFGKHPLARAIEPVIETWAKSGYPAVNGREITATTRELFHWWFSEQVHEPDAFHICQRRALETIVYCYEILGIPLIESLFETFSSGLLEKENLKKGIEKIDHPRFGIKMATGTGKTWVITAIIIWQYWNRVKTEDKRFASHFLLCAPGNIVYERLLDSFIGKKTTEGKRLPDTADIRKTIFMPEPWKDDFNLKIFSKEDLQENAPITESPFILITNWHQLMDTTKQREDTLAQSLGIDMKSDTISLRVERFMNFLTFNDDLIVINDEAHHVQNATDAEQKRWQESIELLKKELQTRKDNIFVQYDFTATPFVIKGKRKEYFPHVIYDYGLVEAMRAMLVKQIFIEKSSLLSEKIEKLPSSEIDITGHRDEAGHPLELSETQKHMLDVGLAKLNNLRKEFIRLKIQKKPVMFVIGDQNAEADLIANYIKDKTDSDGLSYGDETNGEQVVTIHEGKKSILSEDGYEKLRTKVFTSDDPDNPTKIIVSVLMLREGFDVKNVCVLVVLRRSDSDLLTEQVIGRGIRQMFPEMEYFHDKLENIERLKNRQELVNSYDLLFVVEHPKYNEIYTQLTEAGALIASGNSLEISLDAKSVLISADQSRAAQYDIAWPAYLTYRTEEDLNFKYFDISGLPIYEIPFDKVEPTRIIITDYHPDTKFKQDWELKEANFSYQVFLRNLTKDIIGTSRRNVWISRYSTDIVQILDQYISEYLFGRLIDFNNENNVKRLRNQQLFNFIAERVRIQLMKFIQAAKSQDVIEAEWVKLSDYKDMKVRMERSISTRKCIYPNIDFPYKGGFERKFTEDQLENDSVVEAYVKLNQYVHGFSIPYINSQGYLVQYYPDFLVRTKDSMLIIETKSEKEARTDTDVKRKALAAEKRCIELSKIRTLPPINQPKTWKYVLLPQDIYKDMEGQSLRAIIERCESNLDLLKMKRE; translated from the coding sequence ATGGCAGCGAAAAAATCTAAAACAGAACTTTTCGGAAAACACCCCCTGGCAAGGGCAATTGAACCAGTCATAGAAACATGGGCAAAGAGTGGCTATCCTGCAGTCAATGGAAGAGAGATAACGGCAACAACTCGCGAATTATTCCATTGGTGGTTTTCCGAACAGGTCCATGAACCTGATGCATTTCATATCTGTCAGCGTCGAGCACTTGAAACAATTGTTTACTGCTATGAAATCCTTGGGATTCCACTTATAGAATCGCTTTTCGAGACTTTTTCTTCTGGTCTTTTAGAAAAAGAAAATCTTAAAAAAGGAATTGAGAAAATCGATCATCCCCGTTTTGGGATTAAGATGGCAACGGGAACTGGAAAAACGTGGGTTATCACTGCTATTATCATTTGGCAATACTGGAATCGGGTAAAAACTGAAGATAAACGATTTGCCTCCCACTTTCTTCTTTGTGCTCCCGGCAACATAGTCTATGAACGCTTACTCGATTCATTCATCGGCAAAAAGACAACAGAAGGAAAACGATTACCTGATACCGCAGATATCCGAAAAACAATTTTCATGCCGGAACCGTGGAAGGATGATTTCAATCTAAAGATATTCTCCAAAGAAGATTTGCAGGAAAATGCCCCAATTACCGAAAGTCCCTTCATTCTCATCACAAACTGGCATCAATTAATGGATACCACAAAACAACGGGAAGATACGCTTGCTCAAAGCCTGGGTATCGATATGAAATCAGATACCATTTCTCTTCGCGTTGAGCGTTTCATGAATTTCCTTACCTTCAACGATGATCTCATCGTAATCAATGACGAAGCTCACCATGTTCAGAATGCTACCGATGCGGAGCAGAAACGGTGGCAGGAGTCCATCGAATTACTTAAAAAGGAACTTCAGACAAGGAAAGATAACATTTTCGTCCAGTATGATTTCACTGCCACGCCATTTGTGATTAAGGGAAAGAGGAAGGAATACTTCCCCCACGTAATCTATGATTATGGACTTGTCGAGGCAATGCGAGCAATGCTCGTCAAACAAATCTTCATCGAGAAAAGTAGTCTTCTCTCAGAAAAAATTGAAAAACTGCCATCATCAGAAATTGATATTACTGGTCATCGTGATGAAGCCGGCCATCCTCTCGAATTATCTGAAACACAGAAACACATGCTCGATGTGGGGTTAGCAAAACTCAACAACCTAAGGAAAGAATTCATCCGGCTGAAAATCCAGAAAAAACCAGTAATGTTTGTGATCGGAGATCAAAATGCTGAAGCTGACCTGATTGCCAATTACATTAAAGATAAAACAGATAGCGATGGCCTTTCTTACGGCGATGAAACAAACGGAGAGCAGGTCGTCACTATACATGAGGGGAAAAAAAGTATCCTATCGGAAGATGGCTATGAAAAATTGAGGACAAAGGTATTCACAAGTGACGATCCGGATAATCCCACCAAAATCATCGTTTCTGTGTTAATGTTACGTGAAGGGTTCGACGTTAAAAACGTCTGTGTTCTTGTGGTCCTTCGCCGCTCCGATTCGGACCTACTGACGGAACAGGTCATTGGCAGAGGCATTCGCCAGATGTTCCCGGAAATGGAATATTTCCATGATAAATTGGAGAACATTGAGAGGTTGAAAAATCGGCAAGAATTGGTGAATTCGTACGATCTGCTATTCGTAGTTGAGCATCCAAAATATAACGAGATTTATACCCAGCTGACTGAAGCTGGGGCACTAATTGCAAGTGGAAATTCTTTAGAAATTAGTCTCGATGCAAAAAGCGTTCTCATTTCGGCGGACCAAAGCAGGGCAGCTCAATACGATATCGCATGGCCGGCTTATCTCACCTACAGAACCGAGGAGGATTTAAATTTCAAATATTTCGATATCTCCGGCCTCCCCATTTATGAAATTCCATTCGATAAAGTGGAACCAACCAGGATAATCATCACCGATTATCACCCGGATACCAAGTTTAAACAAGATTGGGAATTGAAAGAAGCGAATTTCTCATACCAAGTCTTTCTAAGGAATCTTACCAAGGATATTATAGGAACAAGCCGTAGAAATGTCTGGATCTCACGGTATTCAACAGATATTGTTCAAATCCTCGATCAATACATTTCGGAATATCTTTTTGGGCGCCTTATCGACTTTAACAATGAAAATAATGTTAAAAGATTGCGAAATCAGCAACTATTCAATTTCATTGCAGAGAGAGTCCGAATCCAATTGATGAAATTTATCCAGGCAGCGAAATCCCAGGATGTTATCGAAGCGGAATGGGTCAAACTTTCTGATTATAAGGATATGAAAGTCAGAATGGAACGTTCCATTAGCACAAGAAAATGTATCTATCCTAACATCGATTTTCCTTATAAGGGCGGATTTGAGCGAAAATTCACCGAAGATCAACTTGAAAATGATTCTGTAGTGGAAGCGTATGTCAAACTAAATCAATACGTCCATGGATTCTCTATTCCTTATATCAATAGCCAGGGATATTTGGTTCAATATTACCCAGATTTTCTTGTTCGGACGAAAGATTCCATGCTAATTATAGAAACGAAATCAGAGAAGGAGGCACGAACCGATACCGATGTCAAACGAAAGGCACTTGCTGCAGAAAAACGATGCATTGAATTATCTAAAATCCGGACCTTACCTCCGATAAATCAGCCAAAAACTTGGAAATATGTTCTCCTACCGCAAGACATTTACAAGGACATGGAAGGACAAAGTTTGAGAGCAATCATAGAAAGATGTGAGAGCAATCTTGATCTATTAAAGATGAAAAGAGAATGA
- a CDS encoding DNA N-6-adenine-methyltransferase, with translation MTLPTTFPTRCCDDHLTPRYILDAAIACMGGIDLDPCSNSRTCPNVPAARQFTREDDGLAQPWDGRVFLNPPFGREVERWFAKLAGEYCTGRTTAAIVLWKSATETKAWQVLTGVACQVCFPSRRIDLDGAGNLSGSTFSPAIFYLGIERARFMLAFEGLGPVWEVPGGCRNGRR, from the coding sequence ATGACCTTGCCCACCACTTTCCCTACCCGGTGCTGCGATGATCACCTGACTCCCCGCTACATCCTGGACGCGGCGATAGCGTGCATGGGCGGCATCGACCTGGACCCCTGCAGCAACAGCCGGACATGCCCAAATGTCCCAGCGGCCCGGCAATTCACCCGCGAGGATGACGGGCTCGCCCAGCCTTGGGACGGACGGGTTTTCCTGAACCCACCGTTCGGCCGGGAGGTGGAGCGGTGGTTTGCCAAGCTTGCCGGGGAGTACTGCACCGGCCGGACCACCGCGGCCATCGTGCTCTGGAAGTCCGCGACCGAGACGAAGGCCTGGCAGGTCCTGACCGGAGTCGCCTGTCAGGTCTGTTTCCCTTCCCGGCGGATTGACCTTGATGGGGCCGGGAACCTTTCCGGTTCCACGTTTTCCCCAGCTATCTTCTATCTCGGGATAGAGCGGGCCCGGTTCATGCTGGCGTTTGAAGGCCTCGGCCCTGTCTGGGAAGTCCCCGGGGGGTGCCGGAATGGTCGCCGGTAA